Proteins co-encoded in one Phycisphaerae bacterium genomic window:
- a CDS encoding lipopolysaccharide kinase InaA family protein, translating into MNEFVKIAPNFTVRSDFVDCFRQMKLQSINDVFDFSLGKSLTKKNLASFRERIMFETAGPNATLFLKRYQNIPKLTQLKNWLNRQKRISTMACDFVPAEKLQELGINTPQTIAFGQEWNGLFEKRSFIITEKIPDSVSLEEKLPKVTKNFIENLAAFVRKFHNTGFRHRDLYLCHIFCNSQGQFTLIDLNRVFKPFVFSQKYCIKDLAQLYYSAPGDIVTKTDRLRFFLTYLQKEKLSRQDKLLIKKIKSKANRMAKHDKKHNRAVPFEKD; encoded by the coding sequence ATGAATGAGTTTGTGAAAATCGCCCCCAATTTCACCGTTCGCAGCGATTTCGTAGACTGTTTCAGGCAGATGAAACTGCAAAGTATAAATGATGTCTTTGATTTTTCTCTGGGCAAAAGCCTGACGAAAAAAAATCTGGCATCTTTTCGTGAAAGAATAATGTTTGAGACGGCCGGCCCCAATGCAACCCTGTTTCTAAAACGTTATCAGAATATTCCAAAACTGACACAATTAAAAAACTGGCTAAACAGACAAAAAAGAATATCGACAATGGCCTGTGATTTTGTCCCGGCCGAAAAATTACAAGAACTCGGCATAAACACGCCGCAAACAATCGCATTCGGCCAGGAATGGAATGGATTATTTGAAAAGCGAAGTTTCATCATAACCGAAAAAATCCCCGATTCAGTCAGTCTCGAAGAAAAACTTCCGAAAGTAACAAAAAACTTCATCGAAAATCTTGCGGCTTTTGTAAGAAAATTCCACAACACCGGTTTTCGCCATCGCGATTTATATCTTTGCCATATATTCTGCAATTCACAGGGGCAATTCACACTTATCGACCTTAACAGGGTATTTAAGCCCTTTGTTTTTTCTCAAAAATATTGTATAAAAGACCTTGCTCAGCTTTACTATTCGGCGCCGGGCGATATCGTTACAAAAACTGACCGGCTGCGATTCTTTTTAACCTATCTGCAAAAAGAAAAACTATCAAGACAGGACAAATTACTTATAAAAAAGATTAAATCAAAGGCTAATCGAATGGCCAAACACGACAAAAAACACAACAGAGCCGTGCCGTTCGAGAAAGATTAA